The Enterobacter kobei genome has a segment encoding these proteins:
- the rarD gene encoding EamA family transporter RarD, with the protein MDAKQTRQGVLLALAAYFIWGIAPAYFKFIAYVPADEILTHRVIWSFFFMIALMSLSRQWSGVKTLLKTPKKVFLLALSAVLIGGNWLLFIWAVNNHHMLEASLGYFINPLVNIVLGMLFLGERFRRMQWLAVFLAFCGVLVQLWTFGSLPIIALGLAFSFAFYGLVRKKIAVEAQTGMLFETLWLLPVAAIYLFGIADSATSHMGSNPWSLNLMLMAAGVVTTIPLLCFTGAATRLRLSTLGFFQYIGPTLMFLLAVVFYGEVPGADKMVTFAFIWVALAIFVADAIYTQRRVRKGL; encoded by the coding sequence ATGGATGCTAAACAGACGCGGCAGGGCGTTTTACTCGCCCTTGCCGCTTATTTTATTTGGGGTATTGCACCGGCGTACTTCAAGTTTATCGCTTATGTACCGGCCGACGAGATCCTCACTCACCGCGTCATCTGGTCCTTTTTCTTTATGATCGCGCTAATGAGCCTCAGCCGTCAGTGGTCCGGCGTCAAGACGCTGCTCAAAACGCCTAAGAAAGTTTTCCTGCTGGCACTCTCGGCGGTGCTCATTGGCGGAAACTGGCTGCTGTTTATCTGGGCGGTGAACAACCACCACATGCTCGAAGCCAGTCTTGGCTACTTTATTAACCCGCTGGTGAACATCGTACTGGGGATGCTTTTCCTCGGCGAACGTTTCCGCCGTATGCAGTGGCTGGCGGTGTTTCTGGCCTTCTGCGGCGTGCTGGTACAGCTCTGGACGTTCGGCTCGCTGCCGATTATTGCCCTCGGCCTGGCGTTCAGCTTTGCGTTCTACGGTCTGGTACGTAAGAAGATTGCGGTGGAAGCACAAACGGGGATGCTGTTTGAAACCCTGTGGCTGCTGCCGGTGGCGGCGATCTACCTCTTCGGTATCGCCGACAGCGCCACCAGTCATATGGGCAGCAACCCGTGGTCGCTGAATCTGATGCTGATGGCGGCAGGCGTGGTGACCACTATTCCTCTGCTGTGCTTCACCGGTGCGGCAACGCGTCTGCGTCTCTCCACGCTGGGCTTCTTCCAGTACATCGGCCCGACGCTGATGTTTCTGCTGGCGGTGGTGTTTTACGGCGAAGTGCCGGGCGCAGATAAGATGGTGACGTTCGCCTTTATCTGGGTAGCGCTGGCGATTTTTGTCGCCGATGCGATTTACACCCAGCGCAGAGTGCGCAAAGGGCTGTAG
- the corA gene encoding magnesium/cobalt transporter CorA, whose translation MLSAFQLENNRLTRLEAEESQPLIDAVWVDLVEPDDDERLRVQSELGQSLATRPELEDIEASARFFEDEDGLHIHSFFFFEDAEDHAGNSTVAFTIRDGRLFTLRERELPAFRLYRMRARSQAMVDGNAYELLLDLFETKIEQLADEIENIYSDLEKLSRVIMEGHQGDEYDEALSTLAELEDIGWKVRLCLMDTQRALNFLVRKARLPGGQLEQAREILRDIESLLPHNESLFQKVNFLMQAAMGFINIEQNRIIKIFSVVSVVFLPPTLVASSYGMNFEFMPELKWSFGYPGAIIFMILAGLAPYLYFKRRNWL comes from the coding sequence ATGTTGAGCGCATTTCAACTCGAAAATAACCGACTGACTCGGCTTGAAGCCGAAGAGTCACAGCCCCTCATTGATGCCGTATGGGTGGATCTGGTCGAGCCGGACGACGATGAGCGCCTTCGCGTACAATCTGAGCTGGGGCAAAGCCTGGCAACCCGTCCTGAACTGGAAGACATCGAAGCTTCTGCGCGTTTTTTTGAAGATGAAGATGGCCTGCACATTCACTCCTTCTTCTTCTTTGAAGATGCGGAAGACCATGCGGGCAACTCCACCGTGGCCTTTACCATTCGCGACGGTCGCCTGTTTACCCTGCGCGAGCGTGAACTGCCCGCGTTTCGTCTCTACCGCATGCGCGCCCGCAGCCAGGCAATGGTGGACGGCAACGCTTACGAACTGCTGCTCGACCTGTTTGAGACCAAAATCGAACAGCTGGCGGATGAGATTGAAAACATCTACAGCGACCTGGAAAAGCTGAGCCGCGTGATCATGGAAGGCCATCAGGGCGATGAATACGACGAAGCGCTCTCCACGCTGGCCGAGCTGGAAGATATCGGCTGGAAGGTGCGTTTGTGTCTGATGGATACCCAGCGCGCGCTGAACTTCCTCGTGCGCAAGGCGCGTCTGCCGGGTGGTCAGCTGGAGCAGGCGCGTGAGATCCTGCGCGATATCGAATCCCTGCTGCCGCACAACGAATCCCTGTTCCAGAAGGTGAACTTCCTGATGCAGGCGGCGATGGGCTTTATCAACATCGAGCAGAACCGCATCATCAAGATCTTCTCGGTGGTATCCGTGGTGTTCCTGCCGCCGACGCTGGTGGCCTCCAGCTATGGGATGAACTTCGAGTTTATGCCGGAGCTGAAGTGGAGCTTTGGTTACCCGGGGGCGATTATCTTTATGATCCTCGCCGGGCTGGCGCCGTATCTGTACTTTAAGCGTCGTAACTGGCTTTGA
- the ysgD gene encoding YsgD/CorL family protein — MDTPSRYWLNSLSSRNNS, encoded by the coding sequence TTGGACACACCCAGTAGATACTGGCTCAATTCCCTGTCATCCAGGAACAACTCCTAA
- the uvrD gene encoding DNA helicase II, producing the protein MDVSYLLDSLNDKQREAVAASRTNMLVLAGAGSGKTRVLVHRIAWLQSVENCSPYSIMAVTFTNKAAAEMRHRIAQLMGTSQGGMWVGTFHGLAHRLLRAHHMDANLPQDFQILDSEDQLRLLKRLIKAMNLDEKQWPPRQAMWYINGQKDEGLRPHHIQSFGNPVEQTWQNVYKAYQEACDRAGLVDFAELLLRAHELWLNKPHILQHYRERFTNILVDEFQDTNNIQYAWIRLLAGDTGKVMIVGDDDQSIYGWRGAQVGNIQRFLNDFPGAQTIRLEQNYRSTSNILSAANALIENNNGRLGKKLWTDGVDGEPISIYCAFNELDEARFVVNRIKTWQDNGGALEQCAILYRSNAQSRVLEEALLQVGMPYRIYGGMRFFERQEIKDALSYLRLIANRNDDAAFERVVNTPTRGIGDRTLDVVRQASRDRQLTLWQACRELLQEKALAGRAASALQRFLELIDALAQETADMPLHVQTDRVIKDSGLRTMYEQEKGEKGQTRIENLEELVTATRQFSYNEEDEDLMPLQAFLSHAALEAGEGQADTWQDAVQLMTLHSAKGLEFPQVFIVGMEEGMFPSQMSLDEGGRLEEERRLAYVGVTRAMQKLTLTYAETRRLYGKEVYHRPSRFIGELPEECVEEVRLRASISRPVSHPRMGSPISETDTGYKLGQRVRHSKFGEGTIVNLEGSGEHSRLQVAFQGQGIKWLVAAYAKLETV; encoded by the coding sequence ATGGACGTTTCTTACCTGCTCGACAGCCTTAATGACAAACAGCGTGAAGCCGTAGCGGCCTCGCGCACCAACATGCTGGTGCTGGCTGGGGCGGGCAGTGGTAAGACGCGCGTGCTGGTTCACCGTATCGCGTGGCTGCAGAGCGTGGAAAACTGCTCGCCGTACTCAATCATGGCCGTCACGTTTACCAATAAGGCGGCGGCGGAGATGCGCCACCGTATCGCCCAGTTAATGGGTACCAGCCAGGGCGGCATGTGGGTCGGCACCTTCCACGGCCTGGCGCACCGCCTGCTGCGCGCGCACCATATGGACGCCAACCTGCCGCAGGATTTTCAGATCCTCGACAGCGAAGACCAGCTCCGTCTGCTGAAGCGTCTGATCAAGGCGATGAACCTTGACGAGAAACAGTGGCCGCCGCGTCAGGCGATGTGGTACATCAACGGTCAGAAAGATGAAGGGTTGCGCCCGCACCATATTCAGAGCTTCGGCAACCCGGTGGAGCAGACCTGGCAAAACGTCTACAAAGCCTACCAGGAAGCGTGCGATCGCGCCGGTCTGGTGGATTTCGCCGAGCTGCTGCTGCGCGCCCACGAACTGTGGCTCAACAAACCACATATCCTTCAGCACTACCGTGAACGCTTTACCAATATCCTGGTGGACGAATTCCAGGATACCAACAACATCCAGTACGCATGGATCCGCCTGCTGGCGGGCGATACCGGTAAGGTGATGATCGTGGGGGATGATGACCAGTCGATCTACGGCTGGCGCGGGGCGCAGGTGGGAAACATCCAGCGCTTCCTCAACGATTTCCCCGGCGCACAAACCATCCGTCTGGAGCAGAACTATCGCTCCACCAGCAACATTCTGAGCGCAGCCAACGCCCTGATTGAAAACAACAACGGGCGTCTGGGTAAAAAGCTGTGGACCGACGGCGTCGACGGCGAGCCGATTTCAATTTACTGCGCCTTCAACGAGCTCGACGAAGCCCGCTTCGTGGTGAACCGTATTAAAACCTGGCAGGATAACGGCGGCGCGTTAGAGCAGTGCGCCATTCTCTACCGGAGTAACGCCCAGTCACGCGTGCTGGAAGAGGCGCTGCTGCAGGTAGGTATGCCGTACCGCATTTATGGCGGTATGCGCTTCTTCGAACGTCAGGAAATCAAAGATGCGCTCTCGTATCTGCGTCTGATTGCGAACCGTAATGATGACGCGGCGTTTGAGCGCGTGGTCAACACCCCAACCCGTGGCATTGGCGACCGCACGCTGGACGTGGTGCGTCAGGCCTCGCGCGACCGCCAGCTGACGCTGTGGCAGGCGTGCCGCGAGCTGCTGCAGGAGAAAGCCCTTGCCGGTCGTGCGGCCAGCGCATTGCAGCGCTTCCTTGAGCTGATTGACGCCCTGGCGCAGGAAACCGCCGATATGCCGCTGCACGTGCAGACTGACCGGGTAATCAAAGACTCCGGCCTGCGCACCATGTACGAGCAGGAAAAAGGCGAGAAGGGTCAGACCCGTATTGAGAACTTAGAGGAACTGGTCACGGCAACGCGCCAGTTCAGCTACAACGAAGAAGACGAAGACCTGATGCCGCTGCAGGCGTTCCTTTCCCACGCCGCGCTGGAGGCGGGTGAAGGGCAGGCGGACACCTGGCAGGATGCGGTGCAACTGATGACACTGCACTCCGCCAAAGGTCTGGAGTTCCCGCAGGTCTTTATCGTCGGGATGGAAGAGGGGATGTTCCCGAGCCAGATGTCGCTCGATGAAGGCGGACGGCTGGAAGAGGAGCGTCGACTGGCCTATGTGGGCGTGACGCGCGCGATGCAAAAGCTGACGCTAACCTATGCGGAAACCCGCCGCCTGTACGGGAAAGAGGTCTACCACCGTCCGTCTCGCTTTATTGGCGAACTGCCGGAGGAGTGCGTGGAGGAAGTGCGCCTGCGTGCCAGCATCAGCCGCCCTGTCAGCCATCCGCGTATGGGATCACCGATCTCTGAAACGGACACCGGCTACAAGCTGGGTCAGCGCGTGCGCCATTCGAAGTTTGGCGAAGGCACCATTGTAAATCTGGAAGGCAGCGGCGAGCACAGCCGCCTGCAGGTGGCGTTCCAGGGGCAGGGGATCAAATGGCTGGTGGCCGCTTACGCTAAGCTAGAAACAGTGTAA